The Primulina huaijiensis isolate GDHJ02 unplaced genomic scaffold, ASM1229523v2 scaffold208214, whole genome shotgun sequence sequence AGAAAATAGATCAATTAATTACAGACTAATTCTAAACTTTGGGACATAACTGTTTGCTCTAAGAAACTACAACTAGTGTAATTGATTACCATACATAGATAAAAGATGACATAAATGGTGCTTGGAGAACACAAAGCGACACAAAACCACCTTCATTATATGGTTTGATGGAACAATTCATGTTATGATCTCAAATGGGAATCAAGAGGCACAAGCaaggttatttttttaatatttgagatattgaaaATCTCTGAGGCAAGAAAAAAGAAGCTTATAATTTCTAGCTAAAACTATTAAAAACATCAACAAATATGAAACTGCAAAAGTTGCATACGGTTTGAATTGGCTCAGCAAGAACCTCCCATGACTGGTTCAGCTCATCAATCAACGAAGCTTCATTGACCTATAAGAAACAATAAAAGGAAGAAGTGTCAAATCAGATAGGAAACCTACAAAAATGCATATTACTAACGGTCGCCTGCAGGCCTCCCAACATCATTTAACAAaggcaaaaaataaaaatacaaaatctaGTTAAAATATTAGGCAGTAACCTTTGTTGTTTTGTAATCGATCACTCAACTACGAAAGAAGGTACAGTTGCAATCATTGGTTTTTCCTTAAGCATATCATATCAACAAGGGATTAGCATGTGGTCATAATTTGTTTCTACAGACACGAAAAACTAAATGCATCAACCACTGAGGGGTCTAAAACACTGGACCAAGAATCAAAGCCCCACAAATCATGTCTTACCTGAAGCTTTGGAATTCCGTGTAATGCACTTTTGTAAGCAAGAAGAGAATGTCCTAATCCTACACCCATGTTCCTCAGAACAGTTGAATCAGTCAAATCCCGCTGCAGTTAACCACACCATAAGACATAAAATTCACATAACTAAGGATCTGCATAAATCCATAAAAAATTCTCAGCATACACTATCACAATTTAAAATGGGTCACTGACATCATTAACCATGTATAAATTTGAATGCAGATATAGTAAATATGAGATAAATACTGATGACTTTCATAATGCATGattcaaattaataaaaacCTATAGCAAGGGAACCAATAACGTCACTCCAGATATTATGGAAAGGCTGTGTATACCTGCCAACGGGAAATAGGCAACTTTGTGCTCAGATGAGACAAGACTCCATTTGCCATTCCACAGTTGCCCTCGCTATTTTCGAAATCAATTGGATTGACTTTGTGAGGCATTGTCGAAGACCCGATCTCTCCAGCTTTAGTTATCTGCTCATATGTGAGATATTAAGTCCACTTCTTCACTAAAGAAACGCATTAAGACAACCAGAAATGTATGGTTACTCTAACCTGCTTAAAGCAACCCAAAGAAATGTAACCCCACACATCTCTGTCAAAGTCGATCAAAACATTGTTGAACCGAATGATGGAATCAAATAGTCTGGCCATATAATCATGAGGTTCAATCTGTTTCAGAGGACAAATATAGAACGGTTTAGTGCAGGTTCgaaatggaaaaatatttaGATACTCAACACTGAAGTAGACAAGACAGAATAAGCTACAGAACCTCCTAGAATAGTGACCACATGAGTGAATAAGAAGCTACTGGTCACAGGAACAATTGTGAAGTCTTTGTAGAGACAATGAGTCAAGAAAAGtggaataataaaaattaatcatcaaAAACATACCTGTGTCACATAAGGAATGAAACTCATTCCAAGAGAAGTCACAAATTCCTCAGCAATTTGTGACCAAAAAACGTTAGGATATGCAGCTTGATGTGCATTATAGTTTCCAACAGCTCCAGCAAACTTTCCAAAAATTTCAATGCGACACAATTCCTTCCGTTCCATACTCAATCTATAAGCAAAAACCGCCATTTCCTTTCCTAATGTTGTAGGTGAAGCTGGCTACAATGTAACAAAAAGGTAAAATGTTGAACCAAGATATTTACGTAGAATCTATACAATAATCTCTCAACTCTCAACAATTGAAAAACTTGCCATTTCAAAACAAAAGCTGCAATGTGAAAACCAATTTGTCACAGCCTTCCCATATTTATCCAACAGGGTTGATCAAGAACAGACAAAAGCCATGATGATATGCAAGCACGTTTTTCTGTAACCATAAAACATTGCCATGCCAAAACCTATTACCTGTCCATGAGTTCGAGAAAGCATGGGAATGGAAGCATTCGAGGTGGCCAAGATACTTATTGCTTCAATCAACTTGTCCATCACAGGGACTACGACTTTGTTCAGAGCTTCTTTCAGCATCAGTGCATGAGCAAGATTGTTAATATCCTCAGATGTGCATGCAAAATGGAAAAACTCCATCACCTATATGCGAATAAGTAGTTGGTAGCAAGGAATAAGAAGTCCCTTCACAGCATAGGATTACTGAACAAAAGAAGGCCTTAAACCACGTTTCCCTTAATATGTGccaattttgaataaaattttgGAGGAGATATCGGTTGGGGGTAAAACAGGTTTCTGTAAGAACTAAGAATCATCATGCTTTTTATATGCAAGTAGAATAACCTTATGAGACATGCTGGGAGGGTAAATGGCATCCTCAAAAACTTCCCCCACTCCACGTTTCAATTTGGAGTACAAATCCTACtagaataaatcataatcaaCAAGAACTGATGGTAGATTATTTGTACCTTAGCAATCTCTGGTTGTGATTGACATCTTTGTTTCAGAAAGTATTCAATAGCCTTCACATCATGGTTTGTCACTTTCTCAATTTTCTTTACTTCCAAGGCATCATCCATATTAAATTTATCGAACAAGTTTTGAAGATAAGATTCTGCTTCTTCAGAGAAACGAGGGACCTCGGAGACTTCGGATATTTGAGAAAGTTTCAGCAACCACCTAATCTGACGAGAAATACACAGAGAGAAACAGGAAAGCTCAGGCAAATAGAAAGCTTGAAGAATTAAAATACTTAAACCGAAGGAAATACATGAGCATAATCGAACGGAAACATAAGATAAAACCAAACGAAAACCAGGTTTCCAAAACAACTAAAGGAATGTTaggaatataaaaatataaagccCTAGCCATTTATGGTTGATTCAGAGCATGAAACAAACTTCAAAGTGCGTTTGCAGTAAGATTTGATGCATAT is a genomic window containing:
- the LOC140966902 gene encoding uncharacterized protein, with translation MELGAQIKGNNNSSTVSYLSLSVQRFSKSWSPHSNCSTLHASFRSRRSSFCKAAVKSDSSCGVDYAVKVSTMSAADAVDSIEDELSSLNALSPLDGRYWSKVKELAPLLSEYGLIKYRVQVEIRWLLKLSQISEVSEVPRFSEEAESYLQNLFDKFNMDDALEVKKIEKVTNHDVKAIEYFLKQRCQSQPEIAKVMEFFHFACTSEDINNLAHALMLKEALNKVVVPVMDKLIEAISILATSNASIPMLSRTHGQPASPTTLGKEMAVFAYRLSMERKELCRIEIFGKFAGAVGNYNAHQAAYPNVFWSQIAEEFVTSLGMSFIPYVTQIEPHDYMARLFDSIIRFNNVLIDFDRDVWGYISLGCFKQITKAGEIGSSTMPHKVNPIDFENSEGNCGMANGVLSHLSTKLPISRWQRDLTDSTVLRNMGVGLGHSLLAYKSALHGIPKLQVNEASLIDELNQSWEVLAEPIQTVMRRYGVPEPYEKLKELTRGRAVTKESIQEFIKSLDIPVEAKTNLLNLTPHTYIGEAVELAKNVKTLVGVVHGGGAGNF